One segment of Ochotona princeps isolate mOchPri1 chromosome 28, mOchPri1.hap1, whole genome shotgun sequence DNA contains the following:
- the LOC131478165 gene encoding olfactory receptor 7A10-like codes for MKLRNQTQLSEFLLLGFSEDPALQPLIFGLFLSMYLVNVSGNLLIILAIHSDFQLHMPMYFFLANLSMVDIFFTSTTILKMLENIQTQSRAISYAGCITQMFFSLLFGSLDDFLLTVMAYDRFVAICHPLHYMVIMNSQLCVQLVLLCWAIAVLNALMQSLLVLRLSFCTHVEIPHFFCELNQVVDRACSDTFLNDLMICIISVLLGGGPLSGILYSYSKIISSIRAISSAQGKHKAFSTCASHLLTISLFYGTVIGVYLSSSTAPNSASTAAASVMYTVVTPMLNPFIYSLRNTDMKKALKRLFIHK; via the coding sequence ATGAAACTGAGAAACCAAACTCAGCTGtcagaattccttctcctgggattctCAGAGGACCCAGCACTGCAGCCCCTAATTTTTGGGCTGttcctctccatgtacctggtcaATGTCAGTGGAAACCTACTCATTATCCTGGCCATTCACTCTGACTTCCAGCTCCATatgcccatgtacttcttcctggcCAACCTGTCCATGGTGGACATCTTCTTCACCTCAACCACCATCCTCAAGATGCTGGAGAACATCCAGACACAGAGCAGAGCCATCAGCTATGCAGGCTGCATCACAcagatgtttttctctctgctaTTTGGAAGCCTGGATGACTTTCTCCTGACCGTGATGGCGTATGACCggtttgtggccatctgtcaccctCTGCACTACATGGTTATCATgaactcccagctctgtgtgcaGCTCGTTCTACTGTGCTGGGCAATTGCTGTTCTGAATGCCCTTATGCAGAGCTTATTGGTGCTGAGGCTGAGTTTCTGCACACACGTGGAAATCCCTCactttttctgtgagttgaatcaGGTGGTTGACAGAGCCTGCTCTGACACCTTTCTCAATGACCTCATGATTTGTATTATATCTGTGCTGCTGGGAGGAGGTCCCCTGTCTGGGATCCTGTACTCCTACTCCAAGATCATTTCCTCCATCCGTGCCATCTCATCAGCTCAGGGGAAGCataaagccttttccacctgtgcctctcacctctTGACCATCTCCCTATTTTATGGCACAGTCATTGGTGTGTACCTCAGTTCCAGTACTGCCCCAAATTCAGCCTCAACTGCAGCAGCCTCGGTGATGTACACAgtggtcacccccatgctgaaccccttcatctacagcctgaggaacacagacatgaaGAAGGCTCTGAAAAGACTTTTTATCCATAAATGA